AGCCTTGCACAAACAGACCGGGGCAATCTGGGTAATAGCGGAAAAGGCCGGGGACAAACCGGCCGAGGTCTCCCTTGAACTGCTGGGAAAGGCCAGGGAACTTGCCGAATCAAACGGTGTGCCAGTGGCAGCCGTGCTCCTGGGAAACAACGTCGAGCCGCTGGCTGAAGAACTCATTGCCTTCGGCGCGGACAGGGTTTACCTGATCGACCATCCGCGGCTGGAGCTATACCAGAATGACACTTACGCCCTTGTTCTAACCGGGCTGATAAAAAGGCACCGCCCGGAAACAGTTCTTTTCGGCGCCACTTACGGCGGCAGCGAGCTTTCTGCCACGGTGGCGGCCAGGCTGGAAACGGGGCTTGCGGCGCACTGCGTGGACCTGCGCTTTAATGAGGCGGGAGAGCTGGTGCAGGTGGTCCCGGCCTTCGGCGGAACGGTCCTTTGCGACATCACCTGTCCTGAATCACGCCCTCAGATGGCCAGCGTCAGACCGGGCGCGTTCCGGAAAAGAGAAAGGGACACCTCCCGCTCCGGGGAAGTGATAAAAGAATCCGCTGCCGTGCTGGACGGCTACCGGTCGCCCCTGAAGGCCGTGCGTCTTGTCCGGCACAAGCCGCCGGGACTGCCGCTCGAGCAGGCTGAGGTTGTGGTGGCCGGCGGCTGGGGAGTGGGCCCGGAGGCATGGCACTTTCTTGAAAAAATTGCCCTTGAGCTTGGGGGGGCGGTTGGATGCACCAGGCCGGCCCTTGACGAAGGGTGGGTCAAAGATGAGGGCGCCATGATCGGCACCAGCGGGAAAACCGTGCGGCCGCGGGTTTACCTGGGTTTCGGGATTTCTGGCTCCACCCACCATACCGCCGGAATGAAGGACAGCGGTGTAATCATCAGCGTCAACACGGACCCTGAAGCGCCTTTCTTTCAGGTTTCGGACTACGGGGTGGTTGCCGACGCAAAAGATTTTCTTCCCGTACTGCTGGAAAAAATCAGGGAGTATAAAGGTCTGGATAAAACAACAAGGCGGTAAAAAACCTTTTCATCTTGAATTGAGTTTTTCAGGCAAAAAGCGCCTGTTAACCCCTGGTCCGGATTTACAGGCGCTTTTTTATGTCTGTGAGCACCAGCATTTGAAAAAATCCATAAGATAAACTGTTTATTTAAATTTATTTGTATTTATTGTTAAAATATCTCATTATTTCCTCTTCGATCCTCATTTTTATCTGGGGAATGCCGGAACACTCCATGCAGTAGACGGGATGCACCGCCTGAAGGCAAATATATTCGCCATTCTTCAAAGGCCGTGTAACTTCATACTTTCCGTCTACATAATCCACCTCAAAGCTAACTTTCACCATACCGTTCACAACGTCACAAAAAAAATCAATACTATCCTGACAACCAGGCAAAATACCACCTCCTGTATTACTTTATATCAATATTATCACAAGCTGGTCAATTATTGACCGTATCTTTATGGAAATTGATCTAAACGAGATCGATTTTTTTTCTTTTAGAAAAAATTTTTTGGCATAAAATTTGCGCTATTGTTTGGATTATGAATATTTCAAAATTATCCCGGAAGAAAGGGGGTGGGATTTGCAATACTGCGCTTGTCCGCAATTTTTAAAGGGAGAGAGGAAAGTTTCTTTAAAAAAAGCTTGAAAGGTGGCTGCAAGCTATGCCGTTAACATTAGGTGTCCTTATATTTATTGCAATTATGTGGATACCAGTAGCACTTCTCTTTCTGGGCAAGGGGGAAGCTAAAGGAACTGGTTTTGTAACCGGTGTTGTGGGCGTCCTTGTGGTTGTGGGGGCGCTTGTGGAGGCTACTCCTGCATTCAAGCAGGACGTTTTCGGGGCCGGACTGCTGTTTGCCCACGGTATACTTTACATTGTCGTATCGTATGCCCTTTTAAACGGACTGGAGGACATGAGGTCGGTCGGCAACGTAAGCCTGACGGTGGCAATAATCTCTCTGGTGTATTTTCTCGTTTATGCCCTCGGCACTCCGCTGGTACCGGTAAGCCCCTACCTGGCCCTGATGTGTGCCGGTTATACCGTCCTGACAGTCGAGGTCTGGCTGAACGCATACGGAAAGTTTCCAGCCGGTGCGCTGGCATGGTCTCTTATTGTTTGGGCGTTTGTCGGCCTGTGGATACCTGCCTTTTCAGTTTTAACCACAGGCAAGTTCCCCTTTTAACATTCACTAAAATTAACCGGGTACGTTTAAAATATAAATTTAAATATTTAGATATTGCTTTTGCTTTTTAAGAAACTTTCCCTCTCTCTCTTTTTACAATAAATTCACTGTTCTTTTCTTTTCCTTTCCAGCAGCTCCAGAAATTTATCCACCAGGTAAGGATCAAACTGGGTTCCTGCACACCTCTTAAGCTCACTTACAGCTTCTTCATGGGTCATGGCCTTCCGGTAGGGCCGGTCGCTGGTCATGGCATCATAGGCGTCGGCAATGGTCAATATACGGCATTCCAGCGGAATGTCCTCGCCTTTCAGGCCAAGGGGATAGCCCTTCCCGTTCCACCACTCGTGATGCTTTAAAATCAGGTCGGCTATGTGGTTCAGATCAGGCGGCGACATTGCAATCAGGTGGCCAATTTCACAATGCCGCTGCATCTCCATATATTCTTCGGGGTCCAGGGCACCCGGCTTGAAAAGAATGCTGTCGGGAATTCCCACCTTGCCGATATCGTGAAACTGGGCTAGCAGGCGGAGATCGGCTATTTTGTTTTCGGGCAGGGAAATTGCC
The window above is part of the Pelotomaculum thermopropionicum SI genome. Proteins encoded here:
- the FixB gene encoding electron transfer flavoprotein, alpha subunit codes for the protein MHKQTGAIWVIAEKAGDKPAEVSLELLGKARELAESNGVPVAAVLLGNNVEPLAEELIAFGADRVYLIDHPRLELYQNDTYALVLTGLIKRHRPETVLFGATYGGSELSATVAARLETGLAAHCVDLRFNEAGELVQVVPAFGGTVLCDITCPESRPQMASVRPGAFRKRERDTSRSGEVIKESAAVLDGYRSPLKAVRLVRHKPPGLPLEQAEVVVAGGWGVGPEAWHFLEKIALELGGAVGCTRPALDEGWVKDEGAMIGTSGKTVRPRVYLGFGISGSTHHTAGMKDSGVIISVNTDPEAPFFQVSDYGVVADAKDFLPVLLEKIREYKGLDKTTRR